In the Nicotiana tabacum cultivar K326 chromosome 16, ASM71507v2, whole genome shotgun sequence genome, one interval contains:
- the LOC107813864 gene encoding uncharacterized protein LOC107813864, whose translation MLPDISIFLEGTEKLTEELKVKEESSEDDLIQEDEPKYEELDDDDEEEEDIDDHHEIELVDANDEDFSFICGVLTSPIAAEEAFDNGQIRPFFPLFNKDLLLSDIDFNNLKNRLPLQPPVNKVFVETEDNNPPTTSSSPDENVEISGPYCQWSKKKVEANTNPAEGCKKSNSTGFSKLWRFRDFIRRSNSDGRDAFVFLNNPTTTSKEEEEKVLEKLKETSVSDEVKVKKVITQKKKKVVKKSEAVLAHEAYMRSKARDEERRRSYLPYRPELVGFFTNVNGGLTRNVHPF comes from the coding sequence ATGCTGCCCGATATATCAATTTTTCTAGAGGGCACAGAGAAACTAACCGAAGAGCTGAAAGTAAAAGAAGAATCATCTGAGGATGATTTGATTCAAGAAGATGAACCTAAATATGAAGaattagatgatgatgatgaagaagaagaggatattGATGATCATCATGAGATTGAACTTGTTGATGCTAATGATgaagatttttcttttatatgtGGAGTACTCACATCACCGATAGCAGCAGAAGAAGCATTTGATAATGGTCAAATCAGGCCATTTTTTCCATTGTTCAACAAAGATCTTCTCTTGTCTGATATTGactttaacaatttaaaaaatcGGCTACCTTTACAGCCACCTGTCAACAAAGTTTTCGTcgaaacagaagataataatccTCCGACAACTTCCTCATCACCCGACGAGAATGTAGAAATCTCAGGACCGTACTGTCAATGGTCAAAAAAAAAGGTCGAAGCAAATACAAATCCAGCTGAGGGTTGTAAAAAGAGCAATTCCACtgggttttcaaaactttggagATTCCGAGATTTCATTCGTCGGAGTAACAGTGACGGAAGAGATGCGTTCGTGTTCTTGAATAATCCTACAACAACGTCGAAGGAAGAGGAAGAAAAGGTTTTGGAGAAGCTGAAAGAGACAAGTGTTAGTGATGAGGTTAAAGTCAAGAAAGTAATTacgcagaagaagaagaaagttgtAAAGAAGAGTGAAGCAGTGTTAGCACATGAAGCTTATATGAGGAGTAAAGCAAGAGATGAAGAACGGCGACGATCGTATCTTCCTTACCGGCCAGAGCTCGTCGGGTTTTTCACTAATGTGAATGGTGGATTGACCAGGAATGTACACCCATTCTAA
- the LOC107813862 gene encoding AMSH-like ubiquitin thioesterase 2 isoform X1: MAGGVCCQTNVHTVSQTAPSPGISLIHTLPDGAEISSVSTTDSSSGPSNYSRNVLAASGPLKDVHVPTRLMENFLEIASNNTKKDIETCGVLGAILKDGTFYITSLIIPKQESTSNSCQALQEEEMFAILHEQSLFPIGWIHSCFMSSIDLHTQYSYQVMVPEAIGIVMAPIDKSRAYGIFRLSDGGMKILKDCPEKGFHLHKEPVDGSPLYEDCSSVYINSCLRLEIFDLR; encoded by the exons ATGGCTGGTGGAGTATGTTGCCAGACTAATGTGCATACAGTTTCACAGACTGCTCCTTCTCCGGGAATCTCCTTGATACACACTTTGCCTGATGGAGCTGAAATCTCAAGTGTCTCAACTACTGATTCATCAAGCGGTCCTTCTAATTATTCTCGCAATGTGCTGGCAGCATCTGGACCTCTCAAAGATGTACATGTA CCAACAAGGTTGATGGAGAATTTTCTGGAAATTGCCAGCAACAACACTAAGAAGGATATAGAGACCTGTGGAGTTCTTGGTGCCATCCTT AAAGATGGAACCTTTTATATTACCTCTCTAATAATACCAAAACAAGAATCAACCTCCAATTCT TGCCAGGCCCTACAAGAGGAGGAGATGTTTGCCATACTACATGAACAATCCCTCTTTCCAATTGGATGGATTCAT AGCTGTTTTATGTCATCGATCGATTTGCATACTCAATATTCGTATCAG GTCATGGTACCAGAGGCTATTGGAATTGTCATGGCTCCTATCGATAAATCAAG GGCATATGGAATATTCCGGCTATCTGATGGTGGAATGAAAATCCTCAAGGACTGCCCTGAGAAGGGATTTCATCTTCATAAAGAACCAGTTGATGGGAGTCCTCTGTACGAGGATTGCTCCAGTGTCTATATTAATTCATGTCTACGATTAGAGATATTTGATTTACGATGA
- the LOC107813862 gene encoding AMSH-like ubiquitin thioesterase 2 isoform X2 translates to MAGGVCCQTNVHTVSQTAPSPGISLIHTLPDGAEISSVSTTDSSSGPSNYSRNVLAASGPLKDVHVPTRLMENFLEIASNNTKKDIETCGVLGAILKDGTFYITSLIIPKQESTSNSCQALQEEEMFAILHEQSLFPIGWIHVMVPEAIGIVMAPIDKSRAYGIFRLSDGGMKILKDCPEKGFHLHKEPVDGSPLYEDCSSVYINSCLRLEIFDLR, encoded by the exons ATGGCTGGTGGAGTATGTTGCCAGACTAATGTGCATACAGTTTCACAGACTGCTCCTTCTCCGGGAATCTCCTTGATACACACTTTGCCTGATGGAGCTGAAATCTCAAGTGTCTCAACTACTGATTCATCAAGCGGTCCTTCTAATTATTCTCGCAATGTGCTGGCAGCATCTGGACCTCTCAAAGATGTACATGTA CCAACAAGGTTGATGGAGAATTTTCTGGAAATTGCCAGCAACAACACTAAGAAGGATATAGAGACCTGTGGAGTTCTTGGTGCCATCCTT AAAGATGGAACCTTTTATATTACCTCTCTAATAATACCAAAACAAGAATCAACCTCCAATTCT TGCCAGGCCCTACAAGAGGAGGAGATGTTTGCCATACTACATGAACAATCCCTCTTTCCAATTGGATGGATTCAT GTCATGGTACCAGAGGCTATTGGAATTGTCATGGCTCCTATCGATAAATCAAG GGCATATGGAATATTCCGGCTATCTGATGGTGGAATGAAAATCCTCAAGGACTGCCCTGAGAAGGGATTTCATCTTCATAAAGAACCAGTTGATGGGAGTCCTCTGTACGAGGATTGCTCCAGTGTCTATATTAATTCATGTCTACGATTAGAGATATTTGATTTACGATGA